TGGAAGCATCCGAATTTTCAATATACAATACAGCGCCTGTCCCCAGCAAATGGGTGAACTGCGATACCGCCTGCGGCGTAACCCTGAGCGCCTGCCAGCCGATGATATAGCCTTTTATATGATCCTTTTCGGCAATTGTCGCTACAACCGGGTAGTACATCGCTCCGCTGATATTATAAATTTTGCCTACAACAGCCAGGTTGGGCGGCACATTCATAAATGATAATACTGCACGTATATCCGTCTTTACATCTATTTTGGACTTTTCAGAGCGCAATACCGGTTTTCCGCCGGAGTCGAGTAATTCCACCGATACCCATGTTGTATCGCGGTGAAGCTTATCGAGTTCGGCAAGCGTTTCTTTGCGAAAGTCCTTACCGCCTGACTCAAGGCATTTATTAACCGACGATTGTTTGGCTGCGTTCTCCATCGAGGCTACCACTAGCTGGGCCGACTGCCCGAACATGGTGCTTATCTGGCTGCTAAGCGTTTCAATCCGTACTTTTCCTTCGGCCAGTGTCGCCTTCCGTAAGCTGTAATAGTTTGCCACGCCATAAAGCGTTATGGCCGAAAGCAGGAAGAAACATATCAACAACGGCACGCGTTGTTGTATTGACAATCTGCCTGAAAAAAACCGGTTTTTCTGCATATTCATAGTTTGATCTTATTGCCTTTAACGCCTGAAAACACGAACGATCCTTTGTTTTTATCAGCTTTGGTCAATAAGTAAAAGCGTGATTTAATACAGGGTTAACAAACTGCGATCAAGGTTTAAAAATTAATTCAGAGATAATAATGCCTCTGTCAGGGCTCATTGATATTAATCATTAGTTTCATAATTAGGGCTTATAAACAAATATAATACATATTTTTAGTTAATAAGCACCGTTTTTTAACCCATTTTTTGTAAAAATAATAGGATGATAATTACAACATCTCGTCTATGATATTATCAGCAATTCGGAATATGATCAGTATGCAGACCAATACTGACCTGGTATTTATATTTATTATGTAATATGATCGTGTGCCTATAGTCTATTGTTGCAGATAACGGCTTGTTTGGCTCTTCTAAAAAAAGCGAACAATTTTTTATTTATTTAAAATGTTTTCACCTGCCAATCGTCTCTACCTTTAAAGGAGAAAATAAATTGATCACCGCAGTAATGCCCGAAGAAAAACAAAATCATATCATACAGGCTATCAGATCGTATGGTAAGGGCTTGCTGGGCTTTATCCGGAAACGTGTTAAAAACGATGCCGATGCTGAAGATATCCTGCAGGATGTATGGTACCAGTTAAGCTCCGTGGTAAACGCCGAACCGATAGAGCAAACAGGCGCCTGGCTTTACCGCGTGGCAACCAACAAGATCATTGACAAGAACCGCAAGAAAACCGAAGAGCTGCTCGACCTGTCTCCGGGCGAAGATGGTGACGACGATGATGCCCCCGATTTCAGGGCCATCCTGCTTACCGAAGGCACCACGCCCGAGACCGAATATATACGCAACCTGTTTTGGGAGCAATTGTTTGTGGCCCTGGACGAGTTGCCCGAAGAGCAGCGGCAGGTGTTTATCTGGCAGGAACTGGACGATATCCCCTTTAATGAAATAGCCCAACGCACCGGCGAAAATGTACAGACGCTTGTCTCGAGAAAGCGCTATGCCGTGCTTCACCTGCGCAAAAGGCTAAAACAATTGTATTTAGAGATTACAGAATATTAAAAAGTAAAAAAGACATGAGAGATACAGATTTTGGAGACCGTGCTTACAGGCATAAGGCCCATTTCAGAAAAAAAATAATTTTTATACCCTTCCTGGTAGCCGGCGGGCTGGCGCTTATCAGCTACATCGTAATGCTGCTTTGGAATGGTTTACTGCCCGAAGTTTTGCATACGGGCACCATCACATTCTGGCAAGCCATGGGCCTGTTCATACTTGCCAAAATACTTTTCGGCTTCGGTAAGGGCGGCGGCCGTGGGGGTGCGCCGTGGATGCGCCATAAAATGGAAAGATGGCGGGATATGAGCCCCGAAGAACGTGACCGCCTGCGCGAACAAATGCGCTCACGCTGCAACAAATGGGGCAGGCACCGGGGTGATTTTGATTGGGACCAGCCTGCCGAAAGCGCGACCCCGGCTACAGAAGAGCCCATAAAACCCACTGAATAACAAAAAAACTACCGGTCCTGTCCAATTTTTACGGGCCCGGTAGTTATTGGTTTATAAGATATATGGCAATGGAAATATTGATCTTTAAAACAAACGTTACAAGCAAAAGAAAAGTAAGTAAGGTAAAGCGCTTGCTAACTTCGGTAGATGCCATTAAACAATGGAATTTTGACCTGGAGGATTGCGATAAGGTATTGCGTATAGAAGCTAACGGCCTAAACACCGGCTATGTCGAATCCCTGTTGCATACAGCCGGGTTTCACTGCCAGGAAATGGATTATTAAGGTCACGGGTAACGCTTCATGCTCATCAGGATGACCGTGGCGCATACTAATACTATGGCAATAATGAATACTATCATAACATCCTATGATTTAACAGATTATCGAAAAAATTATTGTGCACGGTATTCAAGACTTACGAAGTTTTAAAAACTCCGTAAGTCTGTTTTAGAAAGTAGGATCAGTTGAATGCGTTCTTCAACTGGATATATTTGTTCAGGTCCTTCGAATTGAACCCTTTTGCTTTCATTTCTTTTATATACTCTGGGGTCACTCCCGTGGCCTTCATTGATGTGGCATCGTTAAGCGATATGTTGGTGAAGCCTATATCTTTAAAACCTTTGATAAAGGCCGGCGTAACGCCCAGGGCCTTAAGCGATGTAACGTCATTCAGCGATACATTGGTAAACCCGATGTCTTTAAAGCCTTTAATAAAACCGGGTGTAACACCCAACGATTTCAGTGAGGACAATTCATTGATCGGGATCTGTTTGTAACCCACGGCCTCGAAACTTTTAATAAATTCGGCGTTAACGTTCAAAGCTTTAAGCGACGATAGTTCGTTGATGGAAATGTTCTTATAGCCCATATCTTCAAAGCCTTTTATAAAATCCGGTTTAATGCCCAGCGCCTTCAGCGATGTCAGGTCATTAGGCGATAGATCTTTATAGCCTATATCATTAAAGCTCTTGATAAAATCGGCATTTACGCCCAGCGATTTGAAAGACATCAATTCATTGGCCGATATATTTTTATAACCCATATCGTTAACACCTTTGATGTATTCAGGCGTAATACCTAACGATCTCAGCGAAACCAGTTCGTTTGCCGATATGTTTTTATAACCCAAAGCAGCAAGGCTTTTGGCATAATCCGAAGTGACACCCACCGCTTTCATGCTGGTCAGTTCATTTATCGGTACGTTGGTGTAGCCGGCTTCCTTGATATCCCGCACATAAGCCGAATCGATGTTCATCGCTTTGAATGAAGTAATATCTTCGGCACGCGGCATTTCATTTTCGTTACCGTTCTTTGCAAATTTTGCGTTAGCTTTTTTCAGGCTTGCTATATACTTGCCGTCTATACCCAAAGCTTTAAAGCTCGTCAGCTGGTTAAAATCAACATCCTTATAGCCGGCTTCACGTATTTCGTGCACATATTCCTTATTGATGCCCAACGCTTTGGCCGACACCAGTTCGTTCGGGCTCATATGCATATAACCTTCCTGTTTCCAGAATTTTATGAAAGGCTCGTCTACTTTAAGCGCGCCCATGGATACCAGATCATTCTTACCAAGATGGGTGTACCCGTTAGCTTTCAGCATCGCCACGTAATCTCTTTTAATATTGATGATAAAAAATGCGAACTGGTCATTTTCCTCTATCCCGGTAATGCCTTCACTTTTCAGGTAATCAGTAAATCCCTTATCGGCCGTGAATTTGTAATGGCCATAACCGTCGTTACCGTCAAACTTTCCATTGAAAAGTACCGTGCCGGCATCGCGTTTAAGCGTAAAATCACCTTTTGTGTCTTTTGGCAGGGACGAAAATTCACTCAGCAGGAAGCTGTCGCTGTTCGACCAGTTATGATCGTCATCATCGTTCCTGAATTCAATGCGCACCTTCTCGCCTTTTATGGTGGCAAACCAGGTACCCTGGCTCATATCCCGCGATCCCCAGTTTTGGTGAAACGATTGATTACGGGAAACAGTGGCTTTGCTTTTGGTTTTTGCCTTGCCCTGGCTGAACGCTGTTTGGTTAAGCGCACAGGCCAGCCCTGCCATCAGCGGCAGCAGGATAAAATATTTCCACATCGTATGGATGTTCGATCTCTTGACGTTCATCATAACAATTCGTTTCTTTAACAGTGATTGATTATAGTTGGTAGTAACGCTCAGCGCCAAATGTGGCACCGATACTTTTAATAAGCTCATCTGGTAGCTTTCCTTTTCAACCGGGTTGTGGCCAAGCACCGTTTCGTCGGTCAAAAACTCCAGGTTGTTTTCCAGTTCGCCCCGGTAAAGCCAGGCAAAAGGGTTAAACCACTGGAACACCAACACGAGTTCGGCTAACAAAATATCCGCGCTGTGGCCCTGCTGTATGTGCACCTTCTCATGCAATAGTATTTGGTTATAGGTATCCCAGTCGTATTTTTCGGGATTGATAAAAATGTTGTTGCCAAACGAGCACGGCGCTTTATCACCGGTAACTTCAATTATCCGGAATTTACCATCCAGTATCACGGGGTTCGAATAGGCGCGGTAAAGCAGTACGATAACTTGCAGCAACAGGTTCAAGCCAAAGGCCCCCACCCCTGCCCAATAGATATAAAACAACCATTTGATAACGATGGGCCATACCGGTTTGGCCTGCTCAGCAATGATGGATTGGGGCTCGCCGGCCGCGGTAACCGTCGGCGCAGCCTGTACCTTTGCCGCCTCATGTTTTACAACAGGCTGTTTTTTTGCTTGTTGTTGCGCCTGCTTTTGGGCGGCCAATACCTGTTTTTGAACTTCAGCTTTTATAAGCACAGCCATTTCCGGTGTTTGCTGAACCTGTGCTTTTAAAGCGGCCCGCCCCGGTTCGCTCCTTAGCGTCCAGGCCTCGGGAATGGTAATAAGCGGCAGCGTGAACGAAAGCCCCAGGCATACAAGCAATATCACCCGGTTAAGTTTATAAAAGGTTTCGCGCTGTAAAAATATCTTGTAAAACAGCAGGCTTATCGATATAAGCAGCGCTACGTGCAATATATAAGGTATCATTTCTTTGACGATTTAATGATGTCTAATATTTCGTTCAGTTCCGATTCTGATATTTTTTGTTCTTTGGCAAAAAAAGCCAGCATGCTTGGATACGAGTTATTGAAGTATTGGCTCACGATATCCTTCATGGCATGTTTCTGGTAATCGTCCCTGCTGATGACCGGGTAGTAACGAAAGATATTACCAAAGGCCTCATGCGCCAGGAAACCTTTCTCCTCCAATATTTTTACCATAGTGGCGACTGAGTTGTAATGTGGTTTCGGATCGGGCAGTTCGGGAATGATCTCTTTAATAAATGCCTTCTCCAGGCTCCAGAAAACCTGCATGATTTGTTCTTCTCTTTTAGCCAGCTTTTGCATTTCTAATCAAATTTTAATCTAAACTAATACTAATCAATTAGTATTACAACTAATCGATTAGTATTTTTTGTAATCAATTGACTATCAGCCTAAAATTTTTTAGCTTGGGTATATATCTTTTGCACAGCTACCTTATACCCGGCCTGGTTACAGGCCGGGCGGAACATTATGGATTAGACGCACGTAACATATTGAATGTGACGGTAGTCATAGGATACATTGGATGTAATTACTTAATTTAATCTTAAGGAAAATTTTACATTCAATTTATCTTGTTATTTTTGCACCCTGATTAATTTTTACAGACTAAAGTGGCCCGGACAATTGCGATAACATTAAGAAATAACTGGAAACAGACCTGGAGTTCCTCGCTTCAGCGTACGCAGATCATTATCGGTTCTATACTGGTGATCGTCATATCCTGTATGATGCCTACGTTTTTCAATCTTATCCAGAAAAGAACGGGCCCGGTTTTAAACGACTGGGTTTTAGCAGCTGTTCCGCCGCATAACGTTTCGTGGGCGATATTTACAGTTATCTGGGGTGTGGGCTTTTATTCGCTTTGGAGAGCAATAGAGAAACCAACGATCTACATCACTTACCTATGGACGTTTATATTCGTCACCATGCTGCGGGTATTGTCCATCAGCCTGATACCGCTCGATCCGCCAAAAGGGTTGATCGTGTTAACTGATCCCCTTACAGGCGTTTTTTACGGCCAAAGTAATATTACAAAAGACTTGTTCTTTTCCGGACATACCTCTATCCTTTTCATGCTGGTACTTTGTTTGGAAAAAAAATCGGATAAAATACTGGCAGGTATTGCCACCTTTATTGTTGCCTGCCTGTTAATAGTGCAGCACGTGCACTACACTGTCGATATTATTGCAGCGCCGATTATTATATATCCTGTTTACAGATTTGTCAAATTTCTGCTTGGATAAGCGACCACAGCCAGTTTCTTAGCGTTAACATAAAAAAGGCCCCCGCCTGGCGGCGGGAGCCCGTCCCGATAACGTTATACTATCGGGAACAACCTAAACCTTATCACGACTTATAAACGGAGTAAATCGTTACTTTAGTTTTGTGATATTGCGTTATGACTTTGGTATGATAAAACCACTGGTATGCAAACAGAAGAGATAGAGCGCCTGATAAAAATAAGCAGGGAACGCCCGTTGCTGCCCGAAAGTTATATCCCCTGGCAGCAGGAACCTCGGGCGGAAGACATCTTTTTGCCCGAAATTCTTACCTCGCTCCACGGGTTAGATATCTACGACACGCTTACCCCTACGCAAAAGATAGAATTGGGCAGGCACGAACTGGTACAGGTGATAGCCTCCTATGCCTGGGGCGAATGCCTTTTTTGCCTGTTCATGACGCGGTATATCCTCACCCTCCCTTTGGCCGACGTCCGGCACCGTTTTCTGCTACGCGAACTGATCGAGGAGTTCCGCCACCAGGAAATGTTTGGGCAGGCTATTAACAAACTGGGCGGCGAACCTATTCCCCAATCGCGGCTGCATAAGTTTTTTGGCGAATTCAGTAACAAGTACCTGCCCGCCGATTATTTATTTATGGGCAGCATATCGGTTGAGTTGGTTACAGATGTTTACGGGAACTACGCACGTAAATCGCCCGGTGTTTACCCGGTAATACGCAAAATGTTCGACCTGCATAATATCGAGGAGGCGCGGCATATCCTTTTCACCAGGGCGCTCCTTAAAGAATATGCGGCAAAAGCAGGGTACATCAAGCGCACCCTGTATAGTTATGTCATCCTGTTCAATATCCTGTTCGTACGCACCATGTATGTGAAAAAAAAAATATTTGAACGCACCGGCATCCAAAACCCCGATAGGGTTTATAAGATGGCGTCAAAGAATTTCAAACAGAAATTCGCTGAAACCTGCCTCGGTGATATTATTGAATTTGTAGATAGCTGGCGGGGTTTTAACCGTGCCACCCGCTGGGCCTGGCGCCGCATTTTAAAAGCAAAAGTTTAAACCGGCATCCAACAATAAAACAATCAGGCAATACAGCAATTATTCCGATGCTTCCTCACCCTTCTCTCCCAGTTTCACAATATCGCCTTCTTTAAATAATATAGCCTTCAAAGTATCCCGCCATTTGGGTTTCTGGCGCAGCAGAAATTCCAGGTCCATGCCAAAATGTTTAAATTCTTCGTGCTGGGCGTTCTGCATAATGGCTTTGGCCTGCTTGTCTTTTTCTACGGATATACGTTGTTCATACCAGTTGATAGCCTCAGCTTCTTCAGTAAGCGAAACGATCATCCTGGCGAAAGTGCGTGTCTTGTCGGATAACTCCTCTGGTGGTTCGTGGTATTGGTCAAATGACATAATTCTTTCCTTTTGGATATAAAAAGAATTATTGCCGCGAATTGTTTTAGTCAGAATGAACAAGCCGAAGACGGCTTTATATCCTCCTTATCTGTAGCTAAGGACGCTTTGTCTTTCTTATAGGTGATTATCCAGATGCTGTCAAAATCCGTACCGGGCCAGGCAGGTGGATTTTTGATGCCAAGCGCTTTGGCTATCTTCGGTATATTATCATGTTCCCACACCACAATAACAACGCCGTTAAGCTTTGTTATTTCATTGGCCAGGTCCTTATGATCATCCACCGCGTAAGTGCTGTTGATGGCGAGGTTATATTTTACCGCATAAGGCGTAATCAGTTGGAACATGCGCACCGGTTTGGTCTGGCTGCCCGATTTAATTGCCGGCACAAATATGGCCGATGCCGTGCCAAACTTGTCGTAAAGCACCTTAGGCAAAGCCAGCGAACGATTAAAGCCCGCACAATCAAGGTTATCGCCGTCCGCGGGTTTTTCGCCATGCCTGATAATAACCACTTTCAGGTCCTGGCTTTTTTTCTGGCATGCGCCAAAGGTGGCAAAGCAGCATGCTGTTGTCAGAAGGAATAAAAGCCTGACGTAATTTTTCATCATTTCTTGCTATTGGACAATGAATTTACTTGCCTTTCTTCTTCATGTCATCCAGGCGAGAAACATCAAACCAGTCTTTCTCTCTGTGTGTTAATATTTTCATTCGCCGAAGAAACTCATAATTAACAACGTTTAAAATTAGTCCGTCACCTAAGTCATGCTTTATCATTTCTTTTTCAGCTAAGTCGAAATTGATTGTGGGATGAACAATTGTTAAACAGTCTATAGAGTCGGGCATCTCTCCTATGGTACATTTGAAAAAAGACGTAAAATCTTCTTGTTTTATGACAGACACTTCTTCTTCTGTATATTTCAAATCAAGAAGAACGTTGTAAAAAGCATCCCGGTTGAAATTAGTTGGTGCCAGCCAAATATCAATATCGCTTGTATGGCGTTCAACTCCATGAAAATTTACGGCAACTCCTCCTATCAGCATATATCTTACCTTGTGCTTTTGCATATAGGTAAGAAATTCTATGAAAAACTTATCCTCAATGTCAAACGCCATCGTGTGTATGATAAATCTTAAATATTTTTGCCGGTAACTGCGGGCTTTTCCTGAAGTTTATTTTCTTTTTCAATTTAAAAAAATACCGTAATCTTTCTGAATAAGTAAGCATCGCAAAAAACTGCCTGCGCTCTTCTTCATCTTCTTCGAATGTGGTATTTATTTTAATTCGCTTCAATTTTTTCCAGGTTGATATATTCCTGCAAACTTTCCTGCTGACCCGGTTTGCCATTTTTAAAGGCAGCCCTTGGCTTCAATCCCAATAGTTCAAACATCGCCATATCGGTATCGAACGACGGGTTTGGCGTAGTCAGTAATTTATCGCCAGCAAATATCGAGTTTGCACCCGCCATAAAGCAAAGAGCCTGCTCTACGGTGGTCATTTCTGTCCGTCCTGCAGATAAGCGCACTACCGTTTTAGGCATAATTATCCGCGTTGTCGCTATCATGCGTACCATATCCCAAACAGCTACTTTCGCCTGGTCGGCCAGCGGAGTCCCTTTGATGGGTACCAAAGCATTGATAGGCACCGATTCCGGGTGTTTAGGCAGGTTCGAAAGCGTCTTCAGCATCGAAATTCTATCTTCAACCGTTTCACCCAGGCCAATAATGCCACCGCTGCAAACGGTTATTTTAGCCTTGCGTACATGCTCAAGCGTTTTCAGGCGCTCGTCGTAGGTCCGGGTGGTAATTATGCGTTTGTAGTCTTCTTCCGATGTATCCAGGTTATGATTATAGGCATACAGCCCGGCATCTGCTAAACGCTGCGCCTGCGATTCGGTAAGCATACCCAGCGTACAGCAAACCTCCATGTCCAGATCGTTCACGGCCTTTACCATGTCAATCACCTTATCAAAATCGCGGTTATCGCGCACCTCGCGCCAGGCAGCACCCATACAAAGTCTTGATGCGCCGCCTGCTTTGGCTTTTTCAGCAGCAGCTATCACTTCGTCCTTAGGCATTATGGCGTGTACGTCCACCCCGGTGTTATAACGCGCCGCCTGCGGGCAGTAGGCGCAGTCTTCGGGGCAGCCGCCGGTTTTGATGGAGATAAGCGAGCTTATCTGCACTTCAGAATAGTCCTTATTTTCGCGGTGAATGGTAGCGGCTTCATAGATCAGGTCTAAAAGCGGCTGATGATATATTGCTGATATTTCTTCTTTTGTCCAGTTGTTTCTAAGCTCTGCCATAGGTTTCGTTTTCGACGGTCAAATTTATAATAAAGCTTTATAATAGCTTAATGATGCGGTAATAAAAACTGCGTAGCCAGCCAAAGCGGTAATAAAAACCCTGCGCAGTCGGTAAAAGTGGTGATAATGATAGACGATGCCACAGCCGGGTCAATACCTACCCGCTTCAAAACCAGCGGTATAGTGGCCCCTGTTAACCCGGCAATGATCAGGTTACCCGTCATCGCCAAAAACAAAACGAGGCCCAGTTTCAAATTGGCATCATAGATCATAGCAATAAAAAATACGATCAATCCATTTGCCGCGCCGTTTATCAGGCCAACTAAAAACTCTTTGAGCACAGTATTATACGCCTGGCGGTCGGTAAGGTCGCTTAGCGAGATACGCCGCACGGTAACCGCAAGTGCCTGTGTGGCGGCATTGCCTCCCATGCCGGCAATAATGGTCATATAAGCCGAAATAATGGCAATGCGTTCTATCGTGGTATCAAAATGCCTGATAATTGAAGCAGCAAGGTAGGCCGTGCCCAAATTGATGATGAGCCAGGGCAGGCGGCTTTTTACAGCAGCTTTCCAGTTACCGCTCAGTTCTTCGTCCTCAGACACACCGGATATTTTTAATATATCCTCGGTGCTCTCTTCCTCCATTACGTCAATAATATCATCCACCGTAATCCGCCCCAGCAGTTTCATGTGGTCGTCTACAACGGGTATCGCCGTCAGGTTGTACTGCGAAATAAGTTTGGCTACCTCCTCCTGGTCCAGGTCGGCTTTAACATATACAAAATCTTTGATCACCAGGTTCTCTATCCAGGTATTGGCATGGGCCTTGATGATAGATTTGATGGATAATATACCTTTCAGTACGTCAAACTCGTCGACAGCATAAATAGTATTGAACTCTTCCATCTCCTCCGACTGCCGGATGATCTCGTCCAGCGCGTCTTTCTTATCAAGATAAATGTTCACCTTGATCACCTGCGAGTTCATCAGGCCGCCGGCAGTATCTTCAGCGTAGCCTAAAAGCGCGCGGATGTTCGAAGCGTCTTCCTCGTCCAGGTCCTCGAGTATCTCTTTTTGCTCATGTTCTTCTAATTGCGATATGATATCCGTCGCATCGTCGTAGTCGAGTTCCTCGATGATCTCCGACCGTTTTTCAGGGTGCAGGCTGATAAGCAGTTCGCCGGGGTCCTGCTCCTCGTTCATCTCGGATATTACTTCCGATGCCTCTTCGGTTGGCAGTATGTTGATGATCTTTTCCCTTGCCTCAAGCGGGAGCTGTTCAAAAAGTATGGCGATCTCCGACGCATGATACTCGGCCAGAACCTTCTCTAACTCAGCATCATCGCCACCAAGCGCGGTTTTAATGCGCTCAAGGTCTTCCTTATTGATCTCGAACGATTCCATACCCGACTAAAATACATAAATATGCCGCAATAGCTGTGAAAAAATGAACAAAATCGAAGTCCGTAGCGAAGACTTGCCAAAGAAAATCAAACCGTATAATCAAACCTGACTTTAACTGAAGAAAGCTTTTGCAACCGCCCCAGCACGTGGTTCACCTGCATTTTTCGGATAGACAGTTTGATCTCGCAATTATTGTCAAACTGCTGGTGCAGTACCTCAAGATTATCTTCCTTGATCAGCTTCATCACATCGTTCATCTGCCGGTAATCAAATGACAAAGTGTAAACATCATTCATTGTTTTTTCAATCGCTCTACATTCGTTCAAAGCCAATTCTGTAGCCGTACGATAGGCATTGATCAAACCAGGAACACCGAGCAAAGTGCCGCCAAAATAGCGTACCACTATAACAGCAACATTCGTCAAATTTCGCGACAGCAGAGTATTTAATATTGGCCTTCCGGCTGTGCCCGAGGGTTCACCGTCATCGTTCAGGCGGAAAACCGACCTGTCGGTGCTCCAGCGCAGTGCCCAACAATGATGATTGGCTTTTGGGTGTTCGTGTTTAAGATTCGCGACGATTGCTTTTATGTCCTGGTCGGAGTTTAACGGGTAAGCGTAACCTAAAAATTTACTGCCCCTGTCACGAAAAATGGCTTCGCCGGGCCTGTCAATAGTGAAATAAGTATCGTCAAAAAGCATCAGGAAATAAAAGCAATGAGCCGGTGGATAGAATCGGGAAAGGAATTGATCAGTATAGCTATGATACCGAGCGCAATCCCCACCAAATTGATCAAACTCAGTTTTTCCCTAAAAATCAGGAGTCCTACCAAAGCGCCTGCTATGATAACCCCTATATCCATCGATGAAAACACATAGGATGGCCGGTCGGCCAAAACGCGGTGCGCTTTTATAAAAAACAGGATATTGCCAAAATTAGCTATTCCCAATATCCACCCTATCAAAATATGCGGCCACGAGAAGCGCATTTTTTTATTGGCGATCAGATACACCATGCCGATAACCGATACCGCAAACGCCACTATAAAAACATAAAACAGCGATGTGGTAAATGGCACTTCTTTGATCTTGGCTACCTGCTTCAGCAAGACGTCGATAATGCCCATACCGAGGAATATAACGGCAAGGTATATCCACGAATAGGACGAACGCCGCCTTACGGCACGTTTTTGTTTCCACGGCACCAGGCATATCAGCGCGGCGAAGCCTATAGAAATGGCAACTACTTTAACCGTATCCAATTTTTCGCCGAATATCAGGAACGATGCGATAACCGGGATAAATAACGACAAGCGCTGCGCCACATCCGTACGAACAATTCCCGTGAGTTTGATGGATGAAGCGATGACCAGGAAAAGAACCGGGAGCAGTATACCCAGTCCGGCATAAATAGCAAATGGCGCTTGCTGAAAGGGTATCGTATGCGGTTTAAAAAACAGCCAGGTAAGCAGTATTGCCGCGGAGTAATTCCAGGTGATGGCCTGGTAAACATCGATCTGGTACCGTTTGGCAAGTTTTAGCATCACCGAAACTGTAACACTGAAGCAAATACTCAGGAATATATAAAACATTAGTGCTTAGGTTTATTGTATATCGTTTGCAACCTGTCGTTTCCTATTAATGACTCCTCAGCCCCCTCTCCTGTTACACTTGGCGCTTTGATTCCCTTTCTTAATACAGTTTTGCCGGTAAATACTCTTGCCTCGTCCCACAAGCCGGCTCCGATGAAACTATTCAGCGTATGAGCTCCTCCTTCGATAATAACAGACTGAATATCCTGCAAATACAACTGGAACAAAATATACTGTGGCACAAAACGTTCAAAGTCTTCCAGTGCAATATACTTAATTTTACCGTCGATGTCCGTTTTCACTTCGTTGAATACCAGTGTCTCTACGCTTTGGTCGTAAATATTTAAAGAAGCGTCAAGTTCCAGCCTGCGGTCAATCACCACTCTTTTAGGCGATTTCCCCGGCCACAGGCGAGTGTTCAGTTGTGGGTTATCTATGGCTGCTGTATTTTTTCCTACTAATATTGCATCCTCTTCGCTGCGCCACTGATGCACCAGCCTTTGCGATTCTTCACCGGTTATCCAAAACTGGCTCTTGTCTGCCGGAGCGAAAAAGCCATCCGTAGTCTGCGCCCATTTAAGTACAATATAAGGGCGCTTCTGTTGTACCCTG
Above is a window of Mucilaginibacter ginsenosidivorans DNA encoding:
- a CDS encoding RNA polymerase sigma factor, with product MITAVMPEEKQNHIIQAIRSYGKGLLGFIRKRVKNDADAEDILQDVWYQLSSVVNAEPIEQTGAWLYRVATNKIIDKNRKKTEELLDLSPGEDGDDDDAPDFRAILLTEGTTPETEYIRNLFWEQLFVALDELPEEQRQVFIWQELDDIPFNEIAQRTGENVQTLVSRKRYAVLHLRKRLKQLYLEITEY
- a CDS encoding M56 family metallopeptidase — translated: MIPYILHVALLISISLLFYKIFLQRETFYKLNRVILLVCLGLSFTLPLITIPEAWTLRSEPGRAALKAQVQQTPEMAVLIKAEVQKQVLAAQKQAQQQAKKQPVVKHEAAKVQAAPTVTAAGEPQSIIAEQAKPVWPIVIKWLFYIYWAGVGAFGLNLLLQVIVLLYRAYSNPVILDGKFRIIEVTGDKAPCSFGNNIFINPEKYDWDTYNQILLHEKVHIQQGHSADILLAELVLVFQWFNPFAWLYRGELENNLEFLTDETVLGHNPVEKESYQMSLLKVSVPHLALSVTTNYNQSLLKKRIVMMNVKRSNIHTMWKYFILLPLMAGLACALNQTAFSQGKAKTKSKATVSRNQSFHQNWGSRDMSQGTWFATIKGEKVRIEFRNDDDDHNWSNSDSFLLSEFSSLPKDTKGDFTLKRDAGTVLFNGKFDGNDGYGHYKFTADKGFTDYLKSEGITGIEENDQFAFFIINIKRDYVAMLKANGYTHLGKNDLVSMGALKVDEPFIKFWKQEGYMHMSPNELVSAKALGINKEYVHEIREAGYKDVDFNQLTSFKALGIDGKYIASLKKANAKFAKNGNENEMPRAEDITSFKAMNIDSAYVRDIKEAGYTNVPINELTSMKAVGVTSDYAKSLAALGYKNISANELVSLRSLGITPEYIKGVNDMGYKNISANELMSFKSLGVNADFIKSFNDIGYKDLSPNDLTSLKALGIKPDFIKGFEDMGYKNISINELSSLKALNVNAEFIKSFEAVGYKQIPINELSSLKSLGVTPGFIKGFKDIGFTNVSLNDVTSLKALGVTPAFIKGFKDIGFTNISLNDATSMKATGVTPEYIKEMKAKGFNSKDLNKYIQLKNAFN
- a CDS encoding BlaI/MecI/CopY family transcriptional regulator, producing MQKLAKREEQIMQVFWSLEKAFIKEIIPELPDPKPHYNSVATMVKILEEKGFLAHEAFGNIFRYYPVISRDDYQKHAMKDIVSQYFNNSYPSMLAFFAKEQKISESELNEILDIIKSSKK
- a CDS encoding phosphatase PAP2-related protein, with amino-acid sequence MARTIAITLRNNWKQTWSSSLQRTQIIIGSILVIVISCMMPTFFNLIQKRTGPVLNDWVLAAVPPHNVSWAIFTVIWGVGFYSLWRAIEKPTIYITYLWTFIFVTMLRVLSISLIPLDPPKGLIVLTDPLTGVFYGQSNITKDLFFSGHTSILFMLVLCLEKKSDKILAGIATFIVACLLIVQHVHYTVDIIAAPIIIYPVYRFVKFLLG
- a CDS encoding diiron oxygenase, whose protein sequence is MQTEEIERLIKISRERPLLPESYIPWQQEPRAEDIFLPEILTSLHGLDIYDTLTPTQKIELGRHELVQVIASYAWGECLFCLFMTRYILTLPLADVRHRFLLRELIEEFRHQEMFGQAINKLGGEPIPQSRLHKFFGEFSNKYLPADYLFMGSISVELVTDVYGNYARKSPGVYPVIRKMFDLHNIEEARHILFTRALLKEYAAKAGYIKRTLYSYVILFNILFVRTMYVKKKIFERTGIQNPDRVYKMASKNFKQKFAETCLGDIIEFVDSWRGFNRATRWAWRRILKAKV
- a CDS encoding ferritin family protein, which codes for MSFDQYHEPPEELSDKTRTFARMIVSLTEEAEAINWYEQRISVEKDKQAKAIMQNAQHEEFKHFGMDLEFLLRQKPKWRDTLKAILFKEGDIVKLGEKGEEASE